In a genomic window of Xylophilus rhododendri:
- the ispF gene encoding 2-C-methyl-D-erythritol 2,4-cyclodiphosphate synthase codes for MRVGEGWDVHALVEGRRLILGGVEVPYIKGLLGHSDADVLLHAITDALLGAAGLGDIGTLFPDTDAKFKGADSAVLLAEAMRRVTELGWRLGNVDCTVIAQAPKLAPYKAAIRARIAEVLGLETDAVNVKAKTAEKLGPVGEGLSMEARAVVLLLR; via the coding sequence ATGCGTGTGGGCGAGGGCTGGGATGTGCATGCCCTGGTCGAGGGGCGGCGACTGATCCTGGGCGGCGTCGAGGTACCCTATATCAAGGGCCTGCTCGGCCATTCGGATGCCGACGTGCTGCTGCATGCGATCACCGATGCGCTGCTGGGCGCGGCGGGCCTGGGCGATATCGGCACGCTGTTCCCCGATACCGACGCGAAGTTCAAGGGCGCGGATTCCGCCGTGCTGCTGGCCGAGGCCATGCGCCGCGTGACGGAACTGGGCTGGCGGCTCGGCAATGTGGACTGCACCGTGATCGCCCAGGCGCCCAAGCTGGCGCCCTACAAGGCGGCGATCCGTGCCCGCATCGCCGAGGTGCTGGGCCTGGAAACGGACGCCGTGAACGTGAAGGCCAAGACGGCCGAAAAGCTGGGCCCGGTCGGCGAGGGCCTCAGCATGGAGGCCCGCGCCGTCGTGCTGCTACTTCGGTAG
- the ispD gene encoding 2-C-methyl-D-erythritol 4-phosphate cytidylyltransferase, translating into MPDSSISPPRLWALVPCAGHGSRAGGDEPKQYQPIAGRPMVMHTLAALAGVTRLAGGLLVVAPGDKFFEHQALEDRRFAVVACGGATRALTVAHGLTALAERGAAADDWVLVHDAARCLVTPGRIDALIDACLDDAVGGLLAQPLADTLKAAHGDRAHTTLDRRDRWLAQTPQMFRLGMLADALRAAGSGVTDEASAIEALGLQPRLVPGGAQNFKVTWPEDFLLAAAVLAAREIG; encoded by the coding sequence ATGCCCGATTCCTCGATTTCCCCGCCGCGCCTCTGGGCGCTCGTGCCCTGCGCTGGCCATGGCTCGCGTGCCGGCGGGGACGAACCCAAGCAGTACCAGCCGATCGCCGGCCGGCCGATGGTGATGCACACCCTGGCCGCGCTGGCCGGCGTGACGCGCCTGGCCGGCGGCTTGCTGGTGGTGGCGCCGGGCGACAAGTTCTTCGAGCATCAGGCGCTGGAAGACCGCCGCTTCGCCGTGGTGGCCTGCGGTGGCGCCACCCGCGCCCTGACGGTGGCCCATGGCCTGACAGCCTTGGCCGAGCGCGGCGCCGCCGCCGACGACTGGGTACTGGTGCACGACGCCGCCCGCTGCCTGGTCACGCCCGGCCGCATCGACGCGCTGATCGACGCCTGCCTGGACGACGCCGTCGGCGGCCTGCTGGCCCAGCCCCTGGCCGACACGCTGAAGGCCGCCCATGGCGATCGCGCCCACACCACGCTGGACCGCCGCGACCGCTGGCTGGCGCAGACGCCGCAGATGTTCCGCCTGGGCATGCTGGCCGATGCCCTGCGTGCCGCCGGCTCCGGCGTGACCGACGAGGCCAGCGCCATCGAGGCCCTGGGCCTGCAGCCGCGGCTGGTGCCCGGCGGCGCACAGAATTTCAAGGTGACATGGCCGGAGGATTTCCTCCTGGCCGCAGCGGTCCTGGCCGCGAGGGAAATCGGATGA
- a CDS encoding sensor histidine kinase encodes MSAAPSPPSTLSPVEAEEAVEVRPKRVGLNLFWRTFFLLAILLVGSIMAWLHTLLSLEYEPRALHTAQQIASLVNLSRAALIHADAIARVSLIKTMADQEGVRILPREPGDRFEPMVGDRFGGRMTDELVERLGQGTVVAQSVNGEKGLWVGFVINGDSNWLLLDQARFSPSSGTIWLVWLVTAAVLSLAGAAAITRLINRPLKQLSRAANRVREGDFAASELDEQALTTEIREVNVGFNRMARRLAELEQDRAVMLAGISHDLRTPLARLRLETEMSVADDDARDHMVADMAQLDAIIDKFLDYARPDHVNLHPLLLSDVVASCVYAVEDHDELKIQVDIPDGLRVMADGTELARVVSNLIENARRYGKSPGLDVAEVDIGAYVPTTGRDSGNVVVTVRDHGVGVPPESLVHLTKPFFRGDTARTSATGAGLGLSIVDKTLRRMGGSFQVSNARTGGFLARLELTRAPAQDGSEKPPAAANGEKRSWRPSVVARRVLPRPSLPK; translated from the coding sequence ATGAGCGCCGCGCCCTCCCCACCCAGCACGCTGAGCCCCGTAGAAGCCGAAGAAGCCGTAGAAGTACGGCCCAAGCGGGTGGGGCTCAACCTCTTCTGGCGCACCTTCTTCCTGCTGGCCATCCTGCTGGTCGGCAGCATCATGGCGTGGCTGCACACCCTGCTGTCGCTGGAGTACGAGCCGCGTGCACTGCACACCGCGCAGCAGATCGCCTCGCTGGTCAACCTGAGCCGGGCGGCGCTCATCCACGCGGATGCGATCGCGCGGGTCTCGCTGATCAAGACCATGGCCGACCAGGAAGGCGTGCGTATCCTGCCGCGCGAGCCGGGCGACCGATTCGAGCCGATGGTGGGCGACCGTTTCGGCGGGCGCATGACCGACGAGCTGGTCGAGCGCCTCGGCCAGGGCACGGTGGTGGCGCAGAGCGTCAACGGCGAGAAGGGCCTGTGGGTGGGTTTCGTCATCAATGGCGACTCCAACTGGCTGCTGCTCGACCAGGCGCGCTTCAGTCCGTCCAGCGGCACGATCTGGCTGGTGTGGCTGGTGACGGCCGCCGTGCTGTCGCTGGCCGGCGCGGCCGCCATCACGCGGCTGATCAACCGGCCGTTGAAGCAACTCTCCAGGGCGGCCAACCGGGTGCGCGAAGGCGATTTCGCCGCCAGCGAACTCGACGAGCAGGCCCTCACCACCGAGATCCGCGAGGTCAACGTCGGCTTCAACCGCATGGCGCGCCGCCTGGCGGAGCTGGAACAGGACCGCGCCGTGATGCTGGCCGGCATCTCCCACGACCTGCGCACGCCCCTGGCCCGCCTGCGCCTGGAAACCGAGATGAGCGTGGCCGACGACGACGCGCGCGACCACATGGTGGCCGACATGGCCCAGCTCGACGCCATCATCGACAAGTTCCTGGACTACGCCCGGCCCGATCATGTGAACCTGCATCCGCTGCTGCTGAGCGATGTGGTGGCCTCCTGCGTCTATGCGGTGGAAGACCATGACGAGTTGAAGATCCAGGTCGACATCCCCGACGGCCTGCGGGTGATGGCCGACGGCACCGAGCTGGCCCGGGTGGTGTCGAACCTGATCGAGAACGCCCGCCGCTACGGCAAGTCGCCCGGGCTGGACGTGGCCGAGGTGGACATCGGCGCCTACGTGCCCACCACCGGCCGCGACAGCGGCAATGTGGTGGTCACCGTGCGCGACCATGGCGTGGGGGTGCCGCCGGAGTCCCTGGTCCACCTGACCAAGCCCTTCTTCCGGGGCGATACGGCGCGCACTTCCGCAACCGGCGCGGGACTCGGCCTGTCCATCGTGGACAAGACCCTGCGCCGCATGGGCGGCAGCTTCCAGGTGTCGAACGCCCGCACCGGCGGTTTCCTGGCACGGCTGGAACTCACCCGCGCCCCTGCGCAGGACGGCAGCGAGAAACCGCCCGCCGCGGCCAATGGCGAAAAACGCTCCTGGCGCCCTTCGGTCGTGGCGCGGCGCGTGCTGCCCCGGCCCTCGCTACCGAAGTAG
- a CDS encoding 3-hydroxybutyrate dehydrogenase, whose amino-acid sequence MLRGKTALVTGSTSGIGLGVAQALARQGANLVLNGFGDVEEPKRLVAEAGKAFGISVSHHGADMSKPDQIADMMAFAAKGSGQVDILVNNAGIQHVAKIEDFPAEKWDAIIAINLTSAFHTTRLALPAMQAANWGRIINIASTHGLVASMQKSAYVAAKHGIVGFTKVAALENATTGVTVNAICPGWVLTPLVQKQIDERAAKDGKSADEAKRELLGEKQPSLQFTTPEELGELAVFLCSPAANNVRGVAWQVDGGWTAQ is encoded by the coding sequence ATGCTCAGAGGCAAGACGGCGCTCGTCACAGGCTCCACCAGCGGTATCGGACTCGGGGTCGCGCAGGCGCTGGCGCGCCAGGGCGCGAACCTGGTGCTCAACGGTTTCGGCGATGTGGAGGAGCCCAAGCGGCTGGTCGCCGAAGCGGGCAAGGCCTTCGGCATCAGCGTCAGCCACCATGGCGCGGACATGTCCAAGCCGGATCAGATCGCCGACATGATGGCCTTCGCCGCCAAGGGCAGCGGCCAGGTGGACATCCTGGTCAACAACGCCGGCATCCAGCATGTGGCGAAGATCGAGGACTTTCCCGCCGAGAAGTGGGACGCCATCATCGCCATCAACCTCACCAGCGCCTTCCACACCACCCGGCTGGCGCTGCCGGCCATGCAGGCGGCGAACTGGGGCCGCATCATCAACATCGCCAGCACCCACGGGCTGGTGGCCTCGATGCAGAAGTCGGCCTATGTGGCGGCCAAGCACGGCATCGTGGGCTTCACCAAGGTGGCGGCGCTGGAGAACGCCACGACGGGGGTCACCGTCAATGCGATCTGCCCGGGCTGGGTGCTGACGCCGCTGGTGCAGAAGCAGATCGACGAGCGGGCCGCCAAGGACGGCAAGTCGGCCGATGAGGCCAAGCGCGAGCTGCTGGGGGAAAAGCAGCCTTCGCTGCAGTTCACCACGCCCGAGGAACTGGGCGAGCTGGCCGTCTTCCTGTGCTCGCCCGCCGCCAACAATGTGCGCGGCGTGGCCTGGCAGGTGGATGGCGGCTGGACGGCGCAGTAG
- a CDS encoding SIMPL domain-containing protein (The SIMPL domain is named for its presence in mouse protein SIMPL (signalling molecule that associates with mouse pelle-like kinase). Bacterial member BP26, from Brucella, was shown to assemble into a channel-like structure, while YggE from E. coli has been associated with resistance to oxidative stress.): MRAISTLLPVVPALVLALGAATVQAQGVPAPQPQNVVQLSVDGQVEVAQDMLSMVLSTTKEGADPAVVQAQLKTALDAALTEAKKNASPGQLDVRTGSFGLYPRYSKEGKIASWQGTAELVLEGRDFPRITTAAGRISSLTLARTGFFLSREQRAKVEGDAQSQAIERFKAKATDLSRSFGFQGYTLREVAVNTSDSSPMPRPRMMAMEAKAASADAPVPVEAGKSTVTVNVSGSVQMK; encoded by the coding sequence ATGCGCGCTATCTCAACTCTTTTGCCGGTCGTCCCCGCCCTGGTCCTGGCCCTGGGCGCCGCCACCGTGCAGGCCCAGGGCGTGCCGGCGCCGCAGCCGCAGAACGTGGTCCAGCTGTCGGTCGACGGCCAGGTCGAGGTGGCGCAAGACATGCTGAGCATGGTGCTGTCGACCACCAAGGAGGGCGCCGACCCGGCCGTGGTGCAGGCCCAGCTGAAGACCGCGCTGGACGCGGCCCTGACCGAGGCGAAGAAGAACGCGTCGCCCGGCCAGCTCGATGTGCGCACCGGCAGTTTCGGCCTCTACCCGCGCTATTCCAAGGAAGGCAAGATCGCCAGCTGGCAGGGCACGGCGGAACTGGTGCTGGAGGGTCGCGACTTCCCGCGCATCACCACGGCGGCGGGCCGCATCTCCAGCCTGACGCTGGCCCGCACCGGCTTCTTCCTGAGCCGCGAACAGCGCGCCAAGGTGGAAGGCGATGCCCAGTCGCAGGCCATCGAGCGCTTCAAGGCCAAGGCCACGGATCTCAGCCGCAGCTTCGGCTTCCAGGGCTACACCCTGCGTGAGGTGGCGGTGAACACCAGCGATTCCTCGCCCATGCCGCGTCCGCGCATGATGGCCATGGAGGCCAAGGCCGCATCGGCGGATGCGCCGGTGCCGGTGGAAGCCGGCAAGAGCACGGTCACGGTGAACGTGTCCGGCTCTGTGCAGATGAAGTAA
- a CDS encoding RelA/SpoT family protein: MKTIVSAAGIALLAEAVPEVVIATANALPEQAQALARARGFAEPLIGCELMESGQNTLAHADAVSEMLQRIGGSDAMRAANYLVHACDHLARPQEAISKAFGPEYAALAVETNRLIHVQRQARDSGPAQLHDDAAVQTENVRKMLLAFSRDLRVVLLRLASRLETLRYAAASKQPVSPSLAHESLHVFAPLANRLGIWQIKWEMEDLAFRFLEPDTYRDIARRLDEKRVERELSMAQLRAVLEADLRARGIAATVQGRPKHIYSIVRKMRGKSLDFDQVFDLRALRVIVPTVADCYAALSWVHEHFQPIAEEYDDYIARPKPNGYQSLHTVVRNTASQPIEIQLRTQAMHDHAEHGVAAHWAYKEAGSKGYAGVSASSQYDAKIAVLRQLLAWERDLSGVHQGHGLFEDRIYVLTPDAAVIELPQGATPVDFAYAVHTTVGHRCRGARVDGAMVSLNTPLQNGQTVEIATTKEGGPSRDWLNAELGYLTSPRARAKVRAWFNAQANHENIARGRESVEKLLQREGRTALKLEDLASQLGFKSADALFEVVGKDEYSLRNIEILLKPPEALPTEDELVVLRKARSSDQAPKGGVLVVGLDSLMTQMAKCCKPAPPDAIRGFVTRGKGVSVHRASCSNFREMASKAPERVIEVEWGQPKTGAATVYPVDVRIEAADRQGLLRDISDVFAREKTNVIGVQTQSVKGSAWMTFTVEVGDSARLAHVLSVVNAVAGVRSARRR, from the coding sequence ATGAAGACCATCGTCTCCGCGGCCGGCATCGCGCTGCTGGCCGAGGCGGTGCCCGAAGTCGTCATCGCCACCGCCAACGCACTGCCCGAACAGGCCCAGGCCCTGGCCCGCGCGCGCGGCTTCGCCGAGCCGCTGATCGGCTGCGAGCTGATGGAGTCCGGCCAGAACACGCTGGCGCATGCCGATGCCGTCTCCGAGATGCTGCAGCGCATCGGAGGCTCCGACGCCATGCGCGCCGCCAATTACCTGGTGCATGCCTGCGACCACCTGGCGCGGCCGCAGGAGGCGATCTCCAAGGCCTTCGGCCCCGAATACGCCGCCCTGGCCGTGGAAACCAACCGGCTGATCCACGTCCAGCGCCAGGCCCGCGACAGCGGTCCCGCCCAACTGCACGACGACGCCGCGGTGCAGACCGAGAACGTGCGCAAGATGCTGCTGGCCTTCTCGCGCGACCTGCGGGTGGTGCTGCTGCGCCTGGCCTCGCGGCTGGAGACCCTGCGCTACGCGGCGGCCTCCAAGCAGCCGGTATCGCCCAGCCTGGCGCACGAGTCGCTGCATGTCTTCGCGCCCCTGGCCAACCGCCTGGGCATCTGGCAGATCAAGTGGGAGATGGAAGACCTGGCCTTCCGTTTCCTGGAGCCCGACACCTACCGCGACATCGCCCGCCGGCTCGACGAGAAACGGGTGGAGCGCGAACTCTCCATGGCCCAGCTGCGCGCTGTGCTGGAGGCCGACCTGCGCGCCCGCGGCATCGCCGCCACCGTGCAGGGCCGGCCCAAACACATCTACAGCATCGTGCGCAAGATGCGCGGCAAGTCGCTCGACTTCGACCAGGTCTTCGACCTGCGCGCGCTGCGGGTGATCGTGCCCACCGTGGCCGACTGCTACGCCGCGCTCAGCTGGGTGCACGAACACTTCCAGCCGATCGCCGAGGAATACGACGACTACATCGCCCGGCCCAAGCCCAACGGCTACCAGTCGCTGCACACCGTGGTGCGCAACACGGCCAGCCAGCCGATCGAGATCCAGCTGCGCACCCAGGCCATGCACGACCATGCCGAGCACGGCGTGGCCGCCCACTGGGCCTACAAGGAGGCCGGCAGCAAGGGATATGCCGGCGTATCGGCCAGCAGCCAGTACGACGCCAAGATCGCCGTGCTGCGCCAGCTGCTGGCCTGGGAGCGCGACCTCTCCGGCGTGCACCAGGGCCACGGCCTGTTCGAGGACCGCATCTATGTGCTGACCCCGGACGCCGCCGTCATCGAACTGCCCCAGGGCGCCACGCCGGTCGATTTCGCCTATGCGGTGCACACCACGGTCGGCCACCGCTGCCGCGGCGCCCGGGTGGACGGCGCCATGGTCTCGCTCAACACGCCGCTGCAGAACGGTCAGACGGTGGAGATCGCCACCACCAAGGAGGGCGGCCCCTCGCGCGACTGGCTCAATGCCGAACTGGGCTACCTGACCAGTCCGCGCGCCCGGGCCAAGGTGCGCGCCTGGTTCAACGCCCAGGCCAACCACGAGAACATCGCCCGCGGCCGCGAATCGGTGGAAAAGCTGTTGCAGCGCGAAGGCCGCACCGCCCTGAAGCTGGAAGACCTGGCCAGCCAGCTCGGCTTCAAATCGGCGGACGCCTTGTTCGAGGTGGTCGGCAAGGACGAATATTCGCTGCGCAACATCGAGATCCTGCTCAAGCCGCCGGAGGCCCTGCCCACCGAGGACGAATTGGTGGTGCTGCGCAAGGCCCGCAGCAGCGATCAGGCGCCCAAGGGCGGCGTGCTGGTGGTGGGCCTGGATTCGCTGATGACGCAGATGGCCAAGTGCTGCAAACCCGCGCCGCCGGATGCGATCCGCGGCTTCGTCACTCGCGGCAAGGGCGTCAGCGTGCACCGTGCCAGCTGCAGCAACTTCCGCGAAATGGCCAGCAAGGCGCCCGAACGGGTGATCGAAGTGGAATGGGGGCAGCCCAAGACGGGCGCCGCCACCGTCTACCCGGTGGACGTGCGCATCGAGGCAGCGGACCGGCAAGGCCTGCTGCGCGACATCTCCGACGTGTTCGCGCGCGAGAAGACCAATGTGATCGGCGTGCAGACCCAGTCGGTCAAGGGCTCGGCCTGGATGACCTTCACGGTGGAAGTGGGCGACTCGGCCCGCCTGGCGCATGTGCTGTCGGTGGTGAACGCGGTGGCCGGCGTGCGCTCAGCCCGGCGGCGATAG
- the ompR gene encoding osmolarity response regulator transcription factor OmpR: MTQPVAARTDKILVVDDDARIRDLLRRYLTQEGFEVMVAEDGKALNRILLRDTVDLIVLDLMMPGEDGLSICRRLRAANDRTPIIMLTAKGEDVDRIVGLEVGSDDYLGKPFNPRELLARIHAVLRRRPPPEAPGAPSGENEVVNFGPFTFDLGTRALQKSGDELPLTTGEFAMLKALVRHPRQPLSREKLALLARGREFEPFDRSLDVQISRLRKLVEVDAAAPRYIQTVWGVGYVFVPDGTN; this comes from the coding sequence ATGACGCAACCCGTAGCCGCACGTACCGACAAGATCCTGGTGGTCGACGACGATGCCCGAATCCGTGACCTGCTGCGCCGCTATCTGACGCAGGAGGGCTTCGAAGTGATGGTCGCCGAAGACGGCAAGGCCCTCAACCGCATCCTGCTGCGCGACACGGTCGACCTGATCGTGCTGGACCTGATGATGCCGGGCGAAGACGGCCTTTCCATCTGCCGCCGCCTGCGCGCCGCCAACGACCGCACCCCCATCATCATGCTCACCGCCAAGGGCGAGGACGTGGACCGCATCGTCGGCCTGGAAGTGGGCTCCGACGACTATCTGGGCAAGCCCTTCAATCCGCGCGAACTGCTGGCCCGCATCCACGCCGTGCTGCGCCGCCGCCCGCCGCCGGAAGCACCGGGCGCGCCGTCCGGCGAGAACGAAGTGGTCAATTTCGGCCCCTTCACCTTCGACCTGGGCACCCGCGCCCTGCAGAAGAGCGGCGACGAACTGCCCCTGACCACCGGCGAATTCGCCATGCTGAAGGCCCTGGTGCGCCATCCGCGCCAGCCGCTGTCGCGCGAAAAGCTGGCGTTGCTGGCACGCGGCCGCGAGTTCGAGCCCTTCGACCGCAGCCTGGACGTGCAGATCTCGCGCCTGCGCAAGCTGGTCGAGGTCGATGCCGCCGCGCCGCGCTACATCCAGACGGTCTGGGGCGTGGGTTATGTCTTCGTGCCGGACGGCACCAATTGA
- a CDS encoding acyltransferase family protein, with protein MEKKIGWFFKSVAPETIDQRYRSVGGFTHGFDYLRLILAAAVVVQHSLRSSYGPAYADVTSWLGWHRAITAPILLMFFALSGFLVAGSLKRRPTATAFMTLRAMRLVPALAVEVLLSALILGPLLTELPWRAYFSAPEFFKYFQNIYGHIHFRLPGVFVDTPAQEVNISLWTVPYELECYLALLGLWLIGILKRRAFVVAITVAFIAVNTYIAFDTYTVQKTMIGGPARALVAAFLCGLCINLYSDRIKLTIPIAAAMLLGMVVSTLQYQTASVAAIFAAYMVVYLGMTHPPKKSFLLRGDYSYGLYLFAFPIQQTYTHLFPGYRHWYINAPFAIILGLMYAYFSWWCVEKPILDRKKQIVGFTENFASRLKLIFARQTA; from the coding sequence ATGGAAAAAAAAATTGGCTGGTTTTTTAAGAGCGTGGCGCCAGAGACAATCGACCAGCGATATCGGTCAGTTGGTGGCTTCACACACGGATTTGACTACCTGAGACTCATCCTGGCGGCGGCGGTAGTGGTCCAACACAGCCTGCGCTCAAGTTATGGCCCCGCATATGCGGATGTCACGAGTTGGCTTGGTTGGCACCGCGCTATTACCGCGCCAATTCTTTTGATGTTCTTCGCGTTGAGCGGGTTCTTAGTGGCCGGGAGTCTTAAACGACGGCCGACCGCCACAGCCTTTATGACACTGCGGGCGATGCGGCTGGTGCCCGCTTTGGCGGTGGAGGTGTTGCTATCGGCGTTAATCCTAGGTCCATTGCTTACCGAACTGCCTTGGCGCGCCTATTTTTCAGCACCCGAGTTTTTTAAATATTTCCAAAATATTTATGGCCACATCCATTTTAGATTGCCTGGAGTTTTTGTCGATACGCCAGCCCAAGAGGTAAACATATCGTTATGGACCGTGCCCTATGAACTCGAATGTTACCTCGCACTTCTAGGCTTATGGTTAATAGGAATTCTGAAGCGCCGCGCTTTTGTAGTTGCAATCACTGTGGCGTTTATTGCAGTTAATACGTATATTGCATTTGATACCTATACCGTGCAAAAGACCATGATTGGCGGGCCAGCGCGCGCCCTTGTAGCGGCTTTTTTATGTGGATTGTGCATCAACTTATATTCAGACCGAATTAAGCTCACTATTCCAATCGCTGCTGCCATGCTCCTAGGGATGGTTGTTTCGACGCTTCAATATCAAACTGCATCTGTTGCAGCGATTTTCGCCGCTTATATGGTCGTGTATTTAGGAATGACGCATCCGCCAAAGAAATCTTTTTTATTACGCGGCGATTATTCCTACGGCCTCTATCTTTTTGCATTCCCAATTCAGCAGACCTATACGCATCTTTTTCCTGGTTATCGACACTGGTACATTAACGCACCATTCGCCATTATTCTCGGTCTAATGTACGCCTATTTTTCGTGGTGGTGCGTAGAAAAGCCAATACTAGACAGAAAAAAACAGATAGTAGGCTTTACTGAAAATTTTGCCAGTCGCCTGAAACTAATCTTTGCTCGTCAAACTGCTTAA
- a CDS encoding alpha/beta fold hydrolase, with protein MTSQPVLRFVDCPGAPGAPRGEQPAGAGHRMAYWEWNETGDAHHPHVVLCVHGLTRQGRDFDELARRLAGRARVICPDVVGRGHSDWLQDPAGYGVPLYAFDMLGLLTALHAEAPIATLDWVGTSMGGLIGIALCGQTGLPLPAPVRKLVLNDVGPVLEWPALERIGQYLGRPLRFATVEEGAAALWLLSSSFGPHSPEAWHALSEPMLRPAPEGGFGLHYDPAIAQAFKAMTPESAAQSEAQLWSLYDAIQADTLVLRGADSDLLTVASVVAMAGRGPKASAIEFAGVGHAPTLVDEAQSRVVADFLFGPAG; from the coding sequence ATGACTTCCCAGCCCGTCCTGCGTTTCGTCGACTGCCCCGGCGCCCCCGGTGCACCCCGCGGCGAGCAGCCCGCGGGCGCGGGCCACCGCATGGCCTACTGGGAATGGAACGAGACCGGCGATGCCCACCATCCCCACGTGGTGCTGTGCGTGCACGGACTCACCCGCCAGGGCCGGGATTTCGACGAGCTCGCCCGCCGGCTGGCCGGCCGTGCACGGGTGATCTGCCCCGACGTGGTCGGCCGCGGCCACAGCGACTGGCTGCAGGACCCGGCCGGCTACGGCGTTCCCCTGTACGCCTTCGACATGCTCGGCCTTCTGACGGCCCTGCACGCTGAAGCACCCATCGCCACGCTGGACTGGGTGGGCACCAGCATGGGCGGCCTGATCGGCATCGCGCTGTGCGGCCAGACCGGCCTGCCGCTGCCCGCGCCGGTGCGCAAGCTGGTGCTCAACGACGTGGGCCCGGTGCTGGAATGGCCCGCGCTGGAGCGCATCGGCCAGTACCTCGGCCGGCCGCTGCGGTTCGCCACGGTGGAGGAGGGCGCCGCCGCGCTCTGGCTGCTCTCCAGCAGCTTCGGTCCCCACAGCCCCGAGGCCTGGCATGCCCTGTCCGAACCCATGCTGCGGCCGGCGCCCGAAGGCGGGTTCGGCCTGCACTACGACCCCGCCATCGCCCAGGCCTTCAAGGCCATGACACCCGAGAGCGCGGCGCAATCCGAAGCCCAGCTGTGGAGCCTGTACGACGCCATCCAGGCCGACACCCTGGTGCTGCGCGGCGCGGATTCCGACCTGCTCACGGTCGCCAGCGTTGTCGCCATGGCCGGCCGCGGGCCGAAGGCGAGTGCGATCGAATTCGCCGGCGTGGGCCATGCGCCCACGCTGGTCGATGAGGCGCAATCGCGTGTCGTCGCCGATTTCCTCTTCGGGCCGGCCGGATGA